Proteins encoded by one window of Paenibacillus urinalis:
- a CDS encoding M28 family peptidase → MTSQPPLAGRASAGAGAGAARLLKRTGIASALLVALFAGLLQVRAPQPAGPDAPADAFSAARAMEKVGVIAAEPRPAGSPAHDRVRDFLLAELTGLGLQPEVQTAEADSIWEPGRRVPIENIIARFPGTAGGSGKAVLLMAHYDSVPGTPGAGDNAAAIAAMLETARALRAGEPLKNDVLLLMTDGEEMGLHGAKAFAYEHPLARSVGLALNFDARGNRGPSFMFETSEDNGGLIREFVRGAPQPVAYSLLHYAYNLLSNETDLTPLMDSGLPGMNFVFAMGLNAYHKESDTPDNLDAASLQHHGSYMLGLARHFGGLDLENIRREDRVYFNVFGGTMVSYTHTWAVGLTLPCALLLLATLWHGFKRRRLTVGGLGGGLLLALLGIGLTYGIGALAWSIVRAEASPPQYAEIVEDPIVSAFYFVGVLALALAIAFVPVRLVSRLIRADDLWGGALLLWMLLCAGTALWLPGGSYLLLWPLLFSLIGLNVSFAVQRNAAGMLSALSAMPGIALFAPVAYLTFVMLTSEMTAELVAFSTLPCTLIYPLLKGAGRNGNGKGASRGKEEMEEQLT, encoded by the coding sequence ATGACTTCTCAACCGCCTCTCGCCGGCAGAGCTTCCGCCGGAGCCGGCGCGGGCGCGGCGCGACTGCTGAAGCGCACCGGCATTGCCTCGGCGCTGTTAGTCGCGCTGTTCGCCGGACTGCTGCAGGTTCGCGCTCCGCAGCCCGCCGGTCCGGACGCTCCGGCCGACGCGTTCTCCGCCGCACGCGCGATGGAGAAGGTCGGTGTCATCGCCGCCGAGCCGCGTCCTGCCGGATCGCCCGCCCATGACAGGGTGAGGGATTTTTTGCTGGCGGAGCTTACAGGGCTCGGACTTCAGCCGGAGGTGCAGACGGCGGAAGCCGATTCGATATGGGAACCCGGGCGTCGCGTCCCCATCGAAAATATCATCGCACGTTTTCCCGGCACGGCCGGCGGCAGCGGCAAAGCCGTCTTGCTCATGGCGCATTACGATTCCGTCCCGGGCACTCCGGGAGCGGGAGATAACGCGGCGGCCATCGCCGCCATGCTCGAAACGGCGCGGGCGCTTAGAGCGGGCGAACCGCTCAAGAACGACGTGCTGCTGCTTATGACGGACGGGGAAGAAATGGGGCTGCACGGAGCCAAAGCGTTTGCGTACGAGCACCCGTTGGCAAGGAGCGTCGGGCTGGCGCTTAATTTCGACGCGCGGGGCAATCGCGGGCCTTCCTTTATGTTCGAGACGAGCGAGGACAACGGCGGCCTGATCCGGGAATTCGTTCGGGGGGCTCCGCAGCCGGTAGCGTATTCCCTGCTGCATTATGCGTATAACCTGCTGTCCAACGAAACCGATCTGACCCCGCTTATGGACAGCGGGCTGCCCGGCATGAACTTCGTGTTCGCCATGGGGCTGAACGCTTACCACAAGGAGAGCGATACGCCGGACAATCTGGACGCCGCAAGCCTGCAGCACCACGGCAGCTATATGCTGGGCCTTGCGAGGCATTTCGGTGGATTGGACCTGGAGAATATCCGGCGGGAGGATAGAGTGTATTTCAACGTTTTCGGCGGAACGATGGTCAGCTATACGCACACTTGGGCGGTCGGTCTGACACTGCCGTGCGCGCTGCTGCTCCTCGCCACGCTATGGCACGGATTCAAACGGCGGCGCTTGACCGTCGGAGGACTGGGAGGCGGCCTGCTGCTGGCGCTGCTCGGCATAGGCCTGACATACGGAATCGGAGCGCTGGCATGGTCGATCGTTCGGGCCGAGGCGTCGCCTCCTCAATATGCGGAGATCGTGGAAGACCCGATCGTCTCCGCGTTCTATTTTGTCGGCGTGCTGGCATTGGCGCTGGCGATCGCGTTTGTGCCGGTTCGGCTCGTCTCCCGATTGATTCGGGCGGACGATCTGTGGGGCGGCGCGCTGCTGCTGTGGATGCTGTTATGCGCAGGAACGGCGCTGTGGCTGCCGGGCGGGAGCTACCTGCTGCTGTGGCCGCTCCTGTTCAGCTTGATCGGCTTGAACGTCAGCTTCGCCGTGCAACGGAATGCGGCCGGGATGCTCTCCGCTCTATCGGCGATGCCGGGCATCGCACTTTTCGCGCCGGTCGCGTATTTGACGTTCGTTATGCTCACGTCGGAAATGACGGCAGAGCTCGTCGCGTTCTCGACGCTTCCGTGCACGCTCATCTATCCGCTGTTGAAGGGCGCGGGACGCAATGGGAACGGGAAGGGCGCCAGTAGAGGGAAAGAGGAAATGGAGGAGCAATTGACTTGA
- a CDS encoding bifunctional cytochrome P450/NADPH--P450 reductase, whose product MKTGYVPEPKSYGLLGHLSLIDKEKPTLSMCKLAEELGPIYRLRGPGFSMLVVSGHKLAAEVCDVSRFDKNVYGELQNVRAFSGDGLFTSWTHEPNWRKAHNILLPTFSQQAMKGYHDMMTDIALQLVQKWARLNSDESIDVADDMTRLTLDTIGLCGFNYRFNSFYKESHSPFIVSMVRALNEAMNRSGRLGIQNFFMVKTKRQFQEDIATMFELVDKIIAERKAKGSQGDVDLLARMLSGKDPQTGETLDDENIRYQIITFLIAGHETTSGLLSFALYFLLKNPSALKNACEEVDRVLTGSIPTHKQVTQLKYIRMILNESLRLWPTAPGFDLYAKEDTVIGGQYPMKKGDTVSVLLPQLHRDKEAWGEDADSFRPERFEDPSKVPNHAYKPFGNGERACIGMQFALYEATLVLGMIVRHFELIDHRDYQLDVKQTLTIKPGDFTMRVRLRPGRQVSAASAAPAAAEEIAGQQEERQPLAPTAVPGAEKTSLLVLYGSNLGTAEGIARAAADSARAFGMKGEVAPLNDWAGKLPTDGAVLIVTASYNGKPPQNAAGFVKWLEQAKPGELEGVRYAVLGCGDRNWSNTYQSVPRYIDELLERKGGRRISARAEADAGGDTEKQLGQWRRALWADIGKTFELNVGGDEGREGPALGVRFVNAPPDVPFARTYGAAYADVRDNCELQSEGSGRSTRHLEIAVPAGTAYREGDHLGVLPVNGKDNVDRAIRRFRLNASSQLILTAEGSGAAHLPLNRPVNAGDLLSHCVELQEPATRAQLREMAAYTVCPPHKRELESCLEEAAYEERILNPRVSMLDLLDKYEACELPFEKFLELLPPLKPRYYSISSSPRVQPERLSITVAVVREPARSGLGEYRGVASTYLAGRQAGDDVLVFVRSPESGFRLPEDPAAPIVMVGPGTGVAPFRGFLQARAELKKQGAGLGEAHLFFGCRSEADHLYREELEQYEKERIVTLHTAYSRMEGKSKTYVQHLLSRNAAEIIRLLSEQGHLYLCGDGVRMAPDVEAALMQAYRDERGATPQEAADWLLALEHEGRYAKDVWVGK is encoded by the coding sequence ATGAAGACCGGTTATGTTCCCGAACCGAAATCCTACGGCTTGCTTGGCCATCTGTCTTTGATCGATAAAGAAAAGCCGACCCTGTCCATGTGCAAGCTGGCGGAGGAGCTCGGCCCGATCTACCGGCTGCGGGGCCCCGGATTTTCCATGCTTGTCGTGTCGGGACACAAGCTAGCGGCGGAAGTGTGCGACGTATCCCGGTTCGACAAGAACGTCTACGGCGAATTGCAGAACGTGCGCGCCTTCAGCGGCGACGGGCTGTTCACGAGCTGGACGCACGAGCCGAACTGGCGCAAGGCGCACAACATTTTGCTGCCGACGTTCAGCCAGCAGGCGATGAAAGGTTACCACGACATGATGACGGATATCGCTCTGCAGCTCGTGCAGAAATGGGCGCGGCTGAATTCCGACGAGAGCATCGACGTGGCTGACGACATGACTCGGCTTACGCTCGATACGATTGGCTTATGCGGTTTTAACTATCGATTCAACAGCTTCTACAAGGAGAGCCACAGCCCGTTTATCGTCAGCATGGTGCGCGCGCTGAACGAGGCGATGAATAGGAGCGGACGGCTCGGCATCCAGAATTTCTTCATGGTCAAGACGAAGCGGCAGTTCCAGGAAGATATCGCGACGATGTTCGAACTGGTGGACAAAATTATCGCCGAGCGAAAGGCCAAGGGGAGCCAAGGCGACGTCGATCTGCTGGCCCGCATGCTGAGCGGCAAAGACCCGCAGACGGGGGAGACGCTGGACGATGAGAACATCCGCTACCAGATCATCACCTTCCTCATTGCCGGACACGAGACGACGAGCGGCCTGCTGTCGTTTGCGCTCTATTTTCTGCTGAAAAATCCGTCCGCGCTCAAGAACGCCTGCGAGGAAGTCGACCGCGTGCTGACCGGATCGATCCCGACGCACAAGCAGGTTACCCAACTGAAGTACATCCGCATGATTCTGAACGAGTCGCTGCGCCTGTGGCCGACCGCTCCGGGGTTCGACTTGTACGCCAAGGAGGACACGGTGATCGGCGGGCAGTATCCGATGAAAAAAGGAGACACCGTCAGCGTGCTGCTGCCGCAGCTTCATCGCGATAAAGAGGCATGGGGAGAGGATGCCGACTCGTTCCGCCCGGAGCGGTTCGAGGATCCGTCCAAGGTGCCGAATCATGCCTACAAGCCGTTCGGCAACGGAGAGCGCGCCTGCATCGGCATGCAGTTCGCGCTGTATGAGGCCACGCTTGTGCTCGGCATGATTGTCAGGCATTTCGAGCTGATCGATCACCGCGACTATCAGCTGGACGTAAAGCAGACGCTGACGATTAAGCCCGGCGACTTCACGATGCGCGTCCGTCTTCGTCCTGGACGGCAAGTATCGGCGGCAAGCGCGGCTCCGGCAGCGGCTGAAGAGATCGCCGGGCAGCAGGAGGAGCGCCAGCCGCTTGCTCCGACCGCCGTGCCGGGGGCGGAGAAGACGTCCTTGCTCGTGCTGTACGGCTCCAACCTCGGAACGGCGGAAGGCATTGCCCGGGCGGCGGCCGATTCGGCCCGCGCATTCGGCATGAAGGGCGAGGTCGCGCCGCTTAACGATTGGGCCGGCAAGCTGCCGACGGACGGAGCGGTGCTGATCGTGACCGCGTCCTATAACGGCAAGCCTCCGCAGAATGCAGCCGGCTTCGTGAAATGGCTGGAGCAGGCCAAGCCGGGGGAACTGGAAGGCGTGCGCTACGCAGTGCTCGGCTGCGGCGACCGCAACTGGTCGAACACGTACCAGAGCGTACCGCGATATATCGACGAGCTGCTTGAGAGGAAGGGCGGCCGCAGAATTTCCGCCCGGGCGGAAGCTGATGCCGGCGGCGATACGGAAAAACAGCTCGGGCAGTGGAGGCGGGCGCTGTGGGCGGATATCGGCAAAACGTTCGAGCTGAACGTCGGCGGAGACGAGGGGCGGGAAGGGCCGGCGCTGGGCGTTCGGTTCGTCAACGCGCCGCCGGACGTTCCCTTCGCGCGAACCTACGGCGCCGCGTACGCCGACGTGCGCGACAACTGCGAGCTTCAGTCGGAGGGCAGCGGGCGGAGCACGCGCCATCTCGAAATCGCCGTACCGGCAGGAACGGCATACCGGGAGGGCGATCACCTCGGCGTGCTGCCGGTTAACGGCAAGGATAACGTCGACCGCGCCATTCGCCGCTTCCGTCTTAACGCGAGCAGCCAATTGATCTTGACCGCGGAGGGGAGCGGCGCTGCGCATCTGCCGCTGAACCGTCCCGTGAACGCAGGCGATCTGCTCAGCCATTGCGTGGAGCTGCAGGAGCCGGCGACCCGCGCGCAATTGCGGGAGATGGCCGCGTATACGGTCTGCCCGCCGCATAAGCGCGAGTTGGAGAGCTGCCTGGAAGAGGCCGCTTACGAGGAGCGCATTCTGAACCCGCGTGTATCGATGCTGGATTTGCTCGACAAATACGAAGCGTGCGAGCTGCCCTTCGAGAAATTTCTGGAGCTGCTCCCGCCGCTTAAGCCGCGCTACTATTCGATCTCCAGCTCGCCGCGCGTCCAGCCGGAACGGCTAAGCATAACGGTCGCCGTCGTCCGGGAGCCGGCCCGAAGCGGGTTGGGCGAATATCGCGGCGTCGCTTCCACTTACTTGGCCGGCCGTCAAGCGGGCGACGACGTGCTCGTATTCGTCCGCTCGCCCGAATCGGGCTTCCGTCTGCCGGAAGATCCGGCTGCGCCGATCGTTATGGTCGGGCCGGGAACGGGCGTGGCCCCGTTCCGGGGTTTCCTTCAGGCGCGGGCGGAACTGAAGAAGCAAGGAGCCGGGCTTGGCGAGGCTCATCTGTTCTTCGGCTGCCGGAGCGAGGCGGATCATCTGTACCGGGAAGAGCTGGAGCAGTACGAGAAGGAGCGCATCGTTACGCTTCATACCGCCTATTCGCGGATGGAAGGAAAGTCCAAGACGTATGTGCAGCATTTGCTGTCCCGCAACGCCGCCGAAATCATCCGTTTGTTATCCGAGCAAGGCCATCTTTACCTTTGCGGAGACGGCGTCAGGATGGCGCCAGACGTCGAAGCCGCGCTGATGCAGGCATATCGCGACGAGCGGGGAGCGACGCCGCAGGAGGCGGCGGATTGGCTGCTCGCCCTGGAGCATGAAGGCCGGTACGCAAAAGACGTGTGGGTCGGAAAATAG
- a CDS encoding Lsa family ABC-F type ribosomal protection protein, with protein MSLINVQNLTFAYDGSYDNIFENASFQIDTDWKLGFTGRNGRGKTTFLNLLLGKYEYEGTIHASVDFEYFPFPVRNKESNTLDVVDEILPDYEYWQLSRELSLLKLSDDVLYRPFESLSNGEQTKVLLAALFLKENSFLLIDEPTNHLDLNARRIVSDYLKAKKGFILVSHDRAFLDNCVDHVLSINKTNIEIQRGNFSDWWDNKQRQDNFEQAENEKLKKDIKRLNEAAKRTSKWSDEVEKSKTGIRNADFFVDRGYIGHKAAKMMKRSKSMERRQQEAIDEKSKLLKNVENAEQLKLAQLAYHKSRLVELDRVSIRYGERTACEDVGFTVEQGDRIALMGPNGSGKSSILKLICGEKLEYDGTLRVGSQLKISYVSQDTSFLRGSLTDYARSSGIDESLFKSILRKLDFARVQFEKDMSAYSGGQKKKVLIARSLSEQAHLHVWDEPLNFVDVISRMQIEELLLEHSPTLLFVEHDSEFCDNIATKVVRL; from the coding sequence ATGTCATTAATTAATGTGCAAAACCTTACGTTCGCCTATGACGGCAGCTACGATAACATTTTCGAAAACGCGAGCTTTCAGATCGATACCGATTGGAAGCTCGGATTCACGGGGAGGAACGGCAGAGGGAAGACGACGTTCCTCAACCTGCTGCTGGGCAAATACGAATATGAGGGAACGATTCACGCGAGCGTGGATTTCGAGTATTTTCCGTTCCCCGTGCGGAACAAAGAAAGCAATACGTTGGACGTCGTCGACGAAATATTGCCGGACTACGAGTATTGGCAATTGTCGCGCGAGCTGTCGCTGCTCAAGCTGTCGGACGACGTGCTGTACCGTCCGTTCGAATCGCTGTCCAACGGGGAACAGACGAAGGTGCTGCTGGCCGCGCTGTTTCTGAAGGAAAACAGCTTCCTGCTGATCGACGAACCGACGAACCATCTGGACTTGAACGCCAGACGAATCGTGAGCGACTACTTGAAGGCCAAGAAAGGCTTCATTCTCGTCTCGCACGACCGTGCCTTCCTCGACAACTGCGTGGATCACGTTCTGTCCATCAACAAGACGAATATCGAGATTCAGCGCGGCAATTTCTCCGACTGGTGGGACAATAAGCAGCGCCAGGACAACTTCGAGCAGGCCGAGAACGAGAAGCTGAAGAAGGACATCAAGCGTCTGAACGAAGCGGCCAAGCGGACGAGCAAGTGGTCGGACGAGGTGGAGAAGTCGAAAACCGGCATCCGGAACGCCGACTTCTTCGTGGACAGAGGCTATATCGGCCATAAGGCCGCGAAAATGATGAAGCGTTCCAAATCGATGGAGCGCAGGCAGCAAGAGGCGATCGACGAGAAGTCGAAGCTGCTTAAAAACGTCGAAAATGCGGAACAGCTGAAGCTTGCGCAGCTTGCTTACCATAAAAGCCGGCTTGTCGAGCTCGACCGGGTATCGATCCGCTACGGGGAGAGAACGGCGTGCGAGGACGTCGGCTTCACGGTCGAGCAAGGGGACAGAATCGCGCTAATGGGACCGAACGGTTCCGGCAAATCGAGCATTCTCAAGCTGATTTGCGGGGAAAAGCTTGAGTACGACGGTACGCTCAGGGTGGGAAGCCAGCTCAAAATTTCCTACGTCTCGCAGGACACGTCGTTTTTGCGCGGCAGCTTGACGGATTACGCGAGGAGCAGCGGCATCGACGAAAGCTTGTTCAAGTCCATTTTGCGCAAGCTCGACTTTGCCCGGGTTCAGTTCGAGAAGGACATGTCCGCCTACAGCGGCGGGCAGAAGAAGAAGGTGCTGATCGCGCGCAGCCTAAGCGAGCAGGCGCATCTGCACGTATGGGACGAACCGCTCAACTTCGTGGACGTCATCTCCCGCATGCAGATCGAAGAGCTGCTGTTGGAGCATTCGCCGACGCTTCTGTTCGTGGAGCACGACAGCGAGTTCTGCGACAATATCGCGACTAAGGTCGTGCGGCTGTAA
- a CDS encoding ABC transporter substrate-binding protein encodes MNHIGRIKSAILAFALVVAGCDGGSAPSGEWAPLGSEEEAAIRIGYWSEKQFNDDYGLMFRSKYPNVSFEVIGLDDLYSDPTLTAAQAYAKYIERHQPDVLYLGNTYRTLAQEGMLLELDPWIEKHKFDLDSYSPVSLALLRQEGDGKLYGLSPNFSSYGIFYNAKLFEKHGVMLPHNAMTWEELFELAKRFPTAGDDDSRLYGFTIDGYSSPLFDILYSLAGQNRKLVDASKSRLTVDGEQWRKPFEAIVDVFRSGSFRHPSPEELTRTMRTAGDNRFLAGQSAMTYSQSYLIRALSSSALNWGVVSAPVDGLDRSKSGSYSLDGVFAISKTTRNARAAWEFVQYVNSADFAQVTSRAGREVLYSRSEFIRPQEGRDISGLYSLEPLLHADESFASLPNPVQAKLTLAIVNELIAVIDHSKTLDEAIEAMLAEGEEILLQTNAEEKSG; translated from the coding sequence ATGAACCATATAGGCCGGATAAAATCGGCGATTCTCGCATTTGCGCTAGTCGTCGCAGGCTGCGACGGCGGAAGCGCGCCAAGCGGTGAGTGGGCGCCGCTCGGCTCGGAGGAAGAAGCGGCGATAAGAATCGGCTATTGGAGCGAGAAGCAATTCAACGACGACTACGGATTGATGTTTCGGAGCAAGTATCCGAACGTGAGCTTCGAAGTAATCGGCTTGGACGACCTGTATTCCGACCCGACCCTGACCGCCGCTCAGGCGTATGCCAAGTATATCGAACGTCATCAGCCGGACGTCTTGTATCTCGGCAATACTTACCGAACGTTGGCCCAGGAAGGAATGCTGCTTGAACTGGACCCTTGGATCGAGAAGCACAAATTCGATCTGGACAGCTATTCGCCTGTGTCCCTCGCGCTTCTTCGCCAGGAAGGGGACGGTAAGCTGTACGGGCTAAGCCCGAATTTTTCTTCCTACGGAATTTTCTACAATGCAAAATTGTTCGAGAAGCACGGCGTCATGCTTCCTCATAACGCGATGACTTGGGAAGAGCTGTTCGAGCTGGCGAAGCGGTTTCCGACGGCCGGGGACGACGACAGCCGGCTCTACGGATTCACGATCGACGGCTACTCGTCTCCGCTGTTCGACATTCTGTACAGCCTTGCCGGCCAAAATAGAAAGCTGGTGGACGCCTCGAAGTCAAGGTTGACGGTTGACGGCGAGCAGTGGAGAAAGCCGTTCGAAGCAATCGTCGACGTATTCCGCTCCGGTTCGTTCCGCCATCCTTCGCCCGAAGAGCTGACCAGAACGATGAGGACGGCCGGGGACAATCGGTTTCTTGCCGGCCAGTCGGCGATGACTTACAGCCAGTCGTATTTGATTCGGGCGTTAAGCTCTTCGGCCCTCAATTGGGGCGTCGTCTCCGCGCCGGTAGACGGGCTCGACCGGTCGAAGAGCGGCTCGTATAGTCTGGACGGCGTGTTCGCCATCAGCAAGACCACCCGCAACGCGCGGGCGGCATGGGAATTCGTCCAATACGTCAATTCGGCCGATTTCGCCCAGGTGACGTCCAGAGCGGGCAGGGAAGTGCTGTACAGCCGTTCCGAATTCATACGGCCTCAGGAGGGCCGGGACATCTCCGGCTTGTACAGTCTTGAGCCTCTGCTCCACGCAGATGAATCGTTCGCTTCACTTCCGAATCCGGTTCAAGCGAAGCTTACGCTTGCGATCGTTAACGAGCTCATCGCGGTCATCGATCATTCCAAAACGCTGGACGAAGCGATCGAAGCGATGCTGGCGGAAGGGGAGGAGATACTGCTTCAAACGAATGCGGAGGAGAAGTCCGGTTGA
- a CDS encoding ABC transporter substrate-binding protein — protein MELDPIIKRQEYDLSGYMPAVLAKLREEGDGKLYGLSPNFRSFGLYYNAALFEKYGIERPRDSMTWEEVFELAKRFPADGEGNDRVYGFTLDGFSSPLTDIVYSLMAQNRKILNADGTAVGLEGDSWRGIFESIVSVVRSGSFYLPTPEETAKRTRFIEDDRFLMGRSAMTYRDHLYLRQLENASVDWAVVSAPVDALNRTQSSAYEPGPAFVISRQSANPRAAWEFVKYANSGEFAQIKSKSSSDFLFSRTEYIRPPSERDVTGLYTLDPVANASDEFAALEPRLKVDLVELIASELTAAAEGSKTLDAAIEAMREDGNVLLAQMKAARP, from the coding sequence TTGGAGCTGGACCCGATCATCAAGCGGCAGGAGTACGACTTGAGCGGCTACATGCCGGCCGTTCTCGCCAAGCTCCGGGAGGAGGGGGACGGCAAGCTGTATGGTCTGTCCCCGAATTTCAGAAGCTTCGGTCTCTATTACAACGCCGCCTTGTTCGAGAAATACGGGATAGAGCGGCCTCGCGATTCGATGACGTGGGAAGAAGTGTTCGAGCTGGCGAAGCGGTTCCCGGCTGACGGAGAAGGGAACGACAGGGTGTACGGGTTTACGTTGGACGGATTTTCGTCGCCGCTGACGGACATTGTGTACAGCCTGATGGCGCAAAACAGAAAAATTCTCAATGCGGACGGGACGGCGGTCGGGCTGGAAGGCGATTCCTGGAGGGGGATTTTCGAATCGATCGTCAGCGTCGTGCGATCCGGGTCCTTCTACTTGCCGACGCCGGAAGAGACCGCCAAGCGGACGAGATTCATAGAGGACGACCGATTCCTGATGGGGAGGTCGGCCATGACGTATCGGGATCATCTCTATCTTCGCCAACTGGAGAATGCCTCCGTCGACTGGGCGGTCGTCAGCGCTCCCGTCGATGCGCTTAATCGCACGCAGAGCAGCGCCTACGAGCCGGGTCCGGCATTCGTCATCAGCAGGCAGTCTGCCAATCCCCGCGCGGCGTGGGAATTCGTCAAGTACGCCAATTCCGGGGAGTTCGCCCAGATCAAGTCGAAATCGAGCTCCGACTTCCTGTTCAGCAGAACCGAATACATCCGTCCTCCGTCGGAGCGCGACGTGACGGGACTGTATACACTGGATCCTGTCGCGAATGCGAGCGACGAGTTCGCGGCGCTCGAACCGAGGCTTAAAGTCGACTTGGTGGAGTTGATCGCAAGCGAATTGACGGCCGCGGCGGAAGGCAGCAAGACGCTGGACGCGGCAATCGAAGCAATGCGCGAGGACGGCAATGTTTTGCTGGCGCAGATGAAGGCGGCGAGACCGTGA
- a CDS encoding glutathionylspermidine synthase family protein, which produces MNRILPFDKPHDEIFAGERAEQIPYHRMYGKQYCLPAAVRYSEKEIEQLMYASEIIDSIYLSTLRFAQRYLPDAFLTQQLGVPASLIPAARMEVPGHGVSRQDFILAPGGKIKCIENNTDTPTGIPEASYLARELRKASCWSWTRSSSGRSTT; this is translated from the coding sequence ATGAATCGAATTTTGCCATTTGATAAGCCGCATGATGAAATTTTTGCCGGGGAGAGAGCTGAACAGATTCCCTACCATCGGATGTACGGCAAACAGTATTGTCTCCCTGCTGCAGTACGTTACTCGGAAAAAGAAATCGAGCAGCTGATGTATGCGTCAGAGATAATTGACAGCATCTATCTGAGTACACTGCGCTTTGCTCAGCGATATTTGCCGGATGCCTTTCTTACGCAGCAGCTGGGTGTTCCCGCAAGCCTTATTCCAGCAGCACGAATGGAGGTCCCTGGACACGGGGTATCCAGGCAGGATTTTATTCTTGCGCCCGGCGGGAAGATCAAATGTATTGAGAATAATACGGATACCCCGACGGGAATTCCCGAAGCCTCGTACCTTGCACGGGAGCTGAGGAAGGCAAGCTGTTGGAGCTGGACCCGATCATCAAGCGGCAGGAGTACGACTTGA